Genomic window (Chondrocystis sp. NIES-4102):
TTATCCCAGAAGAAATTATTGCTAAAGATTATGGTTGTGGGGATCCTACTCGTTATGTAAACTCAGGAGAAACTGTAGTTGATTTGGGGTCAGGTGCTGGGAAAAACTGCTATATTTTGGCACAGAAGGTGGGTAAGTCTGGCAAAATCATTGGTGTGGATTTTAATGACGAAATGCTCAATCTGGCGCGGAAATATCAAGGGGAGATGTCCCAGAAGTTGGGTTATCTAAATACTGAGTTTGTTAAAGGAAAGATACAAGATTTAAAATTACCTTTGGATCAATTACAAACATGGCTGCAAACCCATCCAATTAATTCAGTTACTCAAATTGCCGAATACGAAGCCGAATGCGATCGCTTGCGTCAGCAAGAACCATTGATAGCGGATAATACTGTAGATGTGGTAATTTCTAACTGTGTTCTGAATTTAGTACGTCCTCAAGATAAACAACAGTTATTTTCTGAAATATTCCGTGTCCTCAAACGTGGTGGTAGGGCGGTAATTTCTGATATTGTTTGTGATGAAGATCCAACCCCTGCTATTCTCAACGACCCCGAATTGTGGAGTGGTTGCATTGCTGGTGCATTTCGCGAAGATAATTTTTTGAGGATGTTTGAGGATGCAGGTTTTTATGGGATAGAAATCCTCAAGCGAGAAGCTACCCCCTGGCAAGTAATTGATGGGGTGGAATTTCGTTCGATGACCGTGCGCGCCTATAAAGGGAAACAAGGTATTTGTCTGGAGAGAAAGCAGTCAGTGGTTTATAAGGGCCCCTGGAAACAAGTGATCGATGATGATGGTCATGTTTTTTGTCGGGGTGAGAGAATGGCTGTATGCGATAAGACTTATCAGATTATGACCAGTTGCTGTAGTCCTTATGCCCAGGATGTTATTGGCATTGATCCTTATGAAAATATACCCATAGAAGAGGCAGCAGAATTTAACTGTAAAACTAAAGCTATTCGCCATCCTAGAGAAACTAAGGGGTCTGAATATAATTTAACTGCTACTAATGATAATGACTGTTGTTCTCCTGGGGAATGCTGTTAAAGGGTGAATAGTTTATATAGCGTATCGTATCTGAATGGGATTTATTTTGTTATGTTAAGTAATATAATCTCTTTTTTATTACCTAAATAATAATCGATGAACCTTTTAGAAAGTTTTAAAATGGCAACTGCTACCCTCTTTGCCAATAAAATGCGTAGTAGTTTGACCATGCTAGGTATCGTTATTGGTAATGCTTCTGTTATAACAATGGTTGGGGTGGGGGAGGGGGCAAAAAACCTCGCCTCAGAACAGTTTGAATCTTTAGGCCCGAATGTACTATTTGTTGTACCAGGTTCGGAAGAAGAACGACGCACAACCTTTAATGCCCCTAAAACCTTAGTCTGGTCAGATGCGATCGCTATAGCTGAACAAGTCCCAACGGTAAAAGAAGTTGCACCGCAAATTACTGCTAATCAATTAATTACTTATCGTAATCGTAATGCTAATGAACAGGTACTCGGCACAACTCCTGAATATCTAACTGTTAGAAGTTTTGAGGTTGATCAGGGGAGATTTATTAATGATACCGATATTAAGCGCAATCAACGGGTAGCAGTTTTGGGTGCAGAAATGGCACAAAGGCTTTTCCCCCAAGAAAGTCCTTTAGGTAAGAAAATCCGAGTAAAAAATATTAACCTTGAGGTAGTTGGTATTTTAGAAGCAAAAGGGTCTTTTTTAGGCAGTAATCAAGACTTAACGGTTTTTTTACCCCTAACAACTATGTCGAGTCAAATAGTAGGACAAACTTCTCCCTATGGGACACAAGTAAGCTTTATTTCGATCGCAGCTAAGGATGAAAATAGTATTAATGCTGCACAGTTACAAATAGAAAACCTCCTACGTCTACGCCACAATATTACAGGCAAAGATGATTTTAGTGTACGTACCCAAAAGGATGTATTAGAAATAGTGGGGACAATTTCAGGTGGTTTGACTTTCTTACTCGCTGCGATCGCAGGTATATCGCTCTTAGTAGGCGGTATTGGAGTGATGAATATTATGCTGGTAGCTGTGACTGAAAGAACTAAGGAAATTGGTTTGCGTAAAGCAATTGGTGCAAAAGAAAGTGATATTCTCTGGCAATTTCTCATTGAGGCTACTATTCTCTCGGCTGTAGGTGGCGCGATCGGTACTGTAGTTGGTGTTAGTGCTATTGTTTTAGTTGGTATATTTTCTCCTTTAACTCCCACAATTTCACCTATAGCTATTTTAGTCGCTGTCGGTGTTTCAGGTACAATTGGTCTTTCTTTTGGCGTTTTCCCCGCCCGATCCGCAGCTAAGTTAGATCCTATTGTCGCTTTAAGAAGTATTTGATAAACTTTTGAGACGGATATATTAAACTTAAAGGAGAAAGGTTTAGGCAACATTATTAGTAAACCTATCTCCTATTACTATTAGGACGATAATTGTTAAAAATCCATATATAATATAGACTTTAATCTCTCAAATTTAAAACTTGGCTTTAATTTTAGCCTGATAATATCTGCTTTAATGAAATATGTAAATATTCGCTGGGCGAAGACTCAAATCGTAAAAAAGTTGGGATACTTTCCTGCTTATTTAATTCCTGCTCTTAATTGTTCTTTGATTTTTCAAAGTTTAGTAAAACAGACTTTATCTTCATATATCAATAACCCTTTACCTGATGTATTTAAAGAGAAATTATTCGTATTTCTATCGCGATATTCTGGAATTACTTATCTCACAAT
Coding sequences:
- a CDS encoding putative methyltransferase, encoding MTEIATNQESSTVDYNIESAVLERYQEGARQQQPSLCCPTEYDGNYLEIIPEEIIAKDYGCGDPTRYVNSGETVVDLGSGAGKNCYILAQKVGKSGKIIGVDFNDEMLNLARKYQGEMSQKLGYLNTEFVKGKIQDLKLPLDQLQTWLQTHPINSVTQIAEYEAECDRLRQQEPLIADNTVDVVISNCVLNLVRPQDKQQLFSEIFRVLKRGGRAVISDIVCDEDPTPAILNDPELWSGCIAGAFREDNFLRMFEDAGFYGIEILKREATPWQVIDGVEFRSMTVRAYKGKQGICLERKQSVVYKGPWKQVIDDDGHVFCRGERMAVCDKTYQIMTSCCSPYAQDVIGIDPYENIPIEEAAEFNCKTKAIRHPRETKGSEYNLTATNDNDCCSPGECC
- a CDS encoding putative ABC transporter permease protein, which encodes MNLLESFKMATATLFANKMRSSLTMLGIVIGNASVITMVGVGEGAKNLASEQFESLGPNVLFVVPGSEEERRTTFNAPKTLVWSDAIAIAEQVPTVKEVAPQITANQLITYRNRNANEQVLGTTPEYLTVRSFEVDQGRFINDTDIKRNQRVAVLGAEMAQRLFPQESPLGKKIRVKNINLEVVGILEAKGSFLGSNQDLTVFLPLTTMSSQIVGQTSPYGTQVSFISIAAKDENSINAAQLQIENLLRLRHNITGKDDFSVRTQKDVLEIVGTISGGLTFLLAAIAGISLLVGGIGVMNIMLVAVTERTKEIGLRKAIGAKESDILWQFLIEATILSAVGGAIGTVVGVSAIVLVGIFSPLTPTISPIAILVAVGVSGTIGLSFGVFPARSAAKLDPIVALRSI